A DNA window from Spirochaetales bacterium contains the following coding sequences:
- a CDS encoding ThiF family adenylyltransferase, producing MYKNNEIWKCADGLKDKKIAIIGIGGLGANSSLLLTQAGIKTLRLVDFDIVEACNLNRGQVFTYNDIGKSKVDVAAGNIGLVNTGVDVEPVNMKINSYEDVVNVIADMDFVIRAADKPIPLFNHWFNQACLDYRKPFITGGMNEYTGIYGPLCVPGKTACLGCSGTIEPHQKTVLLNGDSVLSPSWGPLMGFIGDLMANDIIHYLSGRQPKVLFYQYVLDAIGMTILPKKIPKYTECPFCGDINYEG from the coding sequence ATGTATAAAAATAACGAGATCTGGAAATGCGCCGACGGCTTAAAGGATAAAAAAATCGCCATCATAGGGATTGGCGGCCTGGGCGCCAACAGTTCCCTGTTGCTTACCCAGGCGGGGATTAAAACACTACGCCTGGTGGATTTTGATATTGTCGAGGCCTGTAATCTTAACCGCGGACAGGTGTTTACGTATAACGATATCGGAAAAAGTAAAGTGGATGTGGCGGCAGGGAACATCGGGCTTGTGAACACGGGTGTGGATGTGGAACCCGTGAATATGAAAATAAATTCGTACGAGGATGTGGTCAACGTGATTGCCGACATGGATTTTGTAATCCGCGCGGCCGATAAACCTATTCCGCTGTTTAATCACTGGTTCAACCAGGCTTGTCTCGACTACCGTAAACCTTTTATAACCGGCGGGATGAACGAATATACCGGTATATACGGACCCTTATGCGTACCTGGGAAAACCGCGTGTTTGGGCTGTAGCGGGACCATCGAACCCCATCAAAAGACCGTTTTACTGAACGGCGATTCCGTACTTTCTCCTTCATGGGGACCTTTGATGGGATTTATCGGCGATCTTATGGCAAACGACATTATCCATTATTTAAGCGGCAGGCAGCCAAAAGTGTTGTTCTATCAGTATGTACTGGATGCAATCGGTATGACGATTCTTCCCAAAAAAATACCCAAATATACGGAATGCCCATTTTGCGGCGATATAAATTATGAAGGATGA
- a CDS encoding NAD-dependent epimerase/dehydratase family protein — MKKVLLIGGCGYIGGHLIKKLASAGLETFVLDKNDKPVREDPNVIRGDRNNINDLKELKKYGFTYIIDLIAYFPFQTQLLVEQFGSTIENMVHLSTFSVYQVPLASPFSESSPTVADNSSSYMNLKAECERILCDAYHESRFPSVIIRSAPIMGPDDPVSRENYFIKRLLTNTPIIIPDSGKSAVIAVCIRDLTDVIITAMMNGNAIGKIFHVCQKETVSVKTHIENIGKLCGMTPFFLPVSSHDLASAGFNLCAFPYYSTDLLVPSLENAARILDFTPTPYHEALSGTVRWYLDHRPAELPAWPGNSSTQARLASINERLQYINETVFIGYYKRQKQLLNENMPVIGRTQIRKLKEKVKQFFIGGSCTHDEDAIHIILPDNGLEHFENSVFFDSLKHKEKYIFVSSNDISEWLFSEQISTLPENSPETEIDERGKPWFHRFKPAGNTHYTYLQAVPSHKKDIAGYYLFYYSGANNRKDSALYSLDPHYVKLNFIPAASGSSPENNGVPEVNFYNGVVLFNAHAVAEDGRRNEWKIAFNPYRTAYCLGSCRFINKYCIARNASHCFIDSKGNIRVCIGAKPLCTIDNTGEQLNQRIAEIVRETETRRNCRACHRYAICPRCLYPVDEKRYCDSIKTDPYRYRYLILSDLLARLSDFDPFMEKHSPVAVSISTATRRFCMTGATKQARSSLQTLPGRYELKKGIIPFIYKNDYYAYLTIDNVIVKIEAAAFFLLEFLEDGGEFPELSTDGMAGETAAVEEFDTEAALATLEKSGIITIKNTYSGTNHV, encoded by the coding sequence ATGAAAAAAGTGCTGCTTATCGGAGGATGCGGTTATATCGGCGGTCACTTGATAAAAAAACTCGCTTCCGCCGGATTGGAAACATTTGTCTTGGATAAGAATGACAAGCCGGTACGGGAAGATCCGAATGTTATCAGGGGAGACAGAAACAATATCAACGATCTTAAAGAATTAAAGAAATACGGATTCACTTATATCATCGATCTCATCGCTTATTTCCCTTTCCAAACGCAGCTGCTCGTCGAGCAATTCGGATCGACCATAGAGAATATGGTTCATCTGAGTACGTTCAGCGTCTATCAAGTGCCGCTTGCATCTCCGTTTTCTGAAAGCAGTCCGACAGTCGCCGACAATTCCTCAAGCTACATGAACCTCAAAGCAGAATGCGAAAGAATATTATGCGATGCATATCACGAATCCCGTTTTCCCTCGGTTATTATCCGTTCGGCTCCGATCATGGGACCGGATGATCCTGTTTCACGGGAGAATTATTTTATCAAGCGGCTTTTAACCAATACACCAATTATCATTCCGGATTCGGGAAAAAGTGCAGTGATCGCTGTCTGTATCCGTGATTTAACCGATGTAATTATAACGGCGATGATGAACGGGAACGCAATTGGCAAGATATTTCATGTTTGTCAGAAAGAAACTGTCAGCGTAAAGACTCATATCGAAAACATAGGGAAACTCTGCGGAATGACTCCCTTTTTTCTCCCGGTCAGTTCCCACGACCTTGCCTCGGCCGGCTTTAATCTGTGTGCCTTCCCTTACTATTCAACCGATCTACTCGTTCCGTCTCTGGAAAATGCCGCAAGAATCCTCGACTTTACGCCCACACCCTATCACGAAGCGTTGTCCGGTACCGTCCGGTGGTACCTTGATCATCGGCCGGCAGAGTTACCTGCATGGCCCGGGAATTCGTCCACGCAGGCACGATTGGCCTCTATTAATGAACGCCTTCAATATATCAATGAAACCGTATTCATCGGATATTATAAGCGGCAAAAGCAATTGCTGAACGAAAATATGCCCGTGATCGGAAGGACGCAGATCCGGAAACTGAAAGAAAAAGTCAAACAATTTTTTATCGGCGGCTCTTGCACGCATGATGAGGATGCGATACATATTATTCTGCCGGATAACGGGCTCGAGCATTTCGAGAATTCAGTGTTTTTCGATAGTCTGAAGCACAAGGAAAAATATATATTTGTAAGCTCAAATGATATCTCGGAATGGCTTTTCTCCGAACAAATTTCCACACTCCCTGAAAATTCTCCTGAAACGGAAATAGATGAAAGAGGGAAACCATGGTTCCACAGGTTCAAACCGGCGGGCAATACGCATTATACGTATCTTCAGGCTGTTCCATCGCATAAGAAAGATATTGCCGGTTATTATTTATTCTATTATTCCGGTGCCAACAACAGGAAGGATAGTGCATTATATAGTCTCGATCCGCATTATGTGAAACTGAATTTTATTCCCGCCGCTTCCGGGTCGAGTCCGGAAAACAACGGAGTACCCGAGGTCAACTTCTATAACGGTGTTGTTTTATTTAACGCACATGCCGTCGCAGAAGACGGCAGACGTAACGAATGGAAGATAGCTTTCAATCCATACCGAACCGCTTACTGCCTCGGTTCCTGCAGATTTATTAATAAATATTGCATTGCGCGAAACGCCTCACATTGCTTCATCGACTCAAAAGGAAATATCCGCGTTTGTATCGGGGCAAAGCCTTTATGCACCATCGACAATACCGGCGAACAGCTTAATCAGCGTATCGCCGAGATTGTCCGTGAAACTGAAACACGCAGAAACTGCAGGGCTTGTCATCGGTATGCAATCTGTCCACGATGCCTTTATCCGGTCGATGAAAAACGATATTGCGATTCAATAAAAACCGATCCGTACCGGTACCGTTATCTGATTCTAAGCGATCTCCTTGCCAGGTTGTCGGATTTTGATCCTTTTATGGAAAAGCACTCGCCTGTTGCCGTCAGTATTTCAACCGCGACACGGCGTTTCTGTATGACCGGCGCGACAAAACAGGCCCGTTCGAGTCTGCAGACACTGCCTGGAAGGTATGAATTGAAGAAAGGAATCATCCCTTTTATCTACAAAAACGATTATTACGCTTATCTTACTATTGATAACGTGATTGTTAAAATAGAAGCTGCCGCTTTTTTCCTTCTTGAATTTCTTGAAGACGGGGGCGAATTTCCGGAATTATCGACAGACGGGATGGCCGGCGAGACCGCAGCCGTTGAAGAATTCGATACGGAAGCGGCCCTTGCAACTCTGGAAAAAAGCGGGATAATTACCATAAAAAATACATACAGCGGGACGAACCATGTATAA
- a CDS encoding class I SAM-dependent methyltransferase, translating to MFEKEIIPGDLYYGFYTRIYDYMVGGVNSDLRIYRDLLENRKEKSVCEFACGSGRLLLEIAKSNGVEITGIDLSADMLEILRERIAFHPLEIEKRIELVQGDMTTIKLGKKFDMIFLGACSICLLHSRSQILSFFANVLTHLKRNGIFVFDYQIPDFDWIKANDGKINFIPVNNSYPKHFMLIGEKYFIDRRYSILNFYNELVEADGMTKRHLGATRKAIVDGEEIEQLIVQSNLEITDTVTVRSEPDTCIKGIRYVICRPGN from the coding sequence TTGTTCGAAAAAGAAATAATCCCCGGTGATCTGTATTACGGATTCTATACCAGAATCTACGATTATATGGTAGGCGGGGTGAATTCTGATTTGCGGATATATCGTGATCTTCTGGAAAACCGTAAAGAAAAGAGCGTATGCGAGTTTGCGTGCGGAAGCGGACGGTTATTGCTCGAGATTGCAAAATCGAACGGCGTCGAAATTACCGGTATCGATTTGTCGGCCGACATGCTTGAAATTCTTCGTGAACGGATTGCTTTCCATCCTCTGGAGATTGAAAAAAGAATCGAACTCGTACAGGGCGATATGACGACGATCAAACTAGGGAAGAAGTTTGACATGATCTTTCTCGGGGCATGCAGTATCTGTCTGCTTCATTCCCGGTCGCAAATATTATCTTTTTTTGCCAACGTTCTCACGCATTTGAAACGGAACGGCATATTTGTTTTCGATTATCAGATTCCCGATTTCGACTGGATTAAAGCAAATGACGGGAAAATTAATTTTATACCGGTCAATAATTCGTATCCTAAACATTTCATGCTCATAGGAGAAAAGTATTTTATCGACAGGCGGTATTCCATCCTGAATTTCTATAATGAATTGGTCGAAGCGGACGGGATGACAAAACGCCACCTGGGCGCCACCAGGAAAGCGATCGTCGACGGAGAGGAAATAGAGCAATTGATCGTTCAAAGCAATCTGGAAATTACGGATACCGTGACGGTGAGATCGGAGCCGGATACGTGCATCAAAGGCATCCGTTATGTGATTTGCCGGCCGGGAAATTAA
- a CDS encoding aspartate aminotransferase family protein translates to MKQPLQSHLKKLILEFPLIQPYTTVPFSMFEAGNIPEGEGIHVYDENGKCYIDAAGGLWNVSCGLGNKTIIDAIVNQLNKLAYAPLFCGKHPPAVRLAGRLNKILPSPLKKIFYTCSGSESIAVAVKIVRGYFSLNSNRKKNMIVCLKNCYHGMYYSRSGTESDIDEGLHHFQPDIPGFIHINPPYCYRCPYGEKHPSCGLVCAVELEQVLKKNKGRIAAFMMEPIMGSAGIIIPPAGYLKRVKQICGQNGIFMIFDEVATGFGRTGEMFAAQLFNISPDIMALSKGMNSGYLPLGATVFSDETILPYLEHNIAFPLGTTQGGNPVCCASCLATIDYIEEKNLLENCRIMGEILLHGCLELQNKCRHIGDVRGRGLMIGIELVLDKKDKMPVENRHIHAVCSLLRENGLIVYPSPVGFSMFPALTITEVEIRQVLEKLALLVNIKF, encoded by the coding sequence ATGAAGCAGCCATTGCAATCGCATCTGAAAAAACTTATTTTGGAATTCCCACTTATTCAGCCCTATACGACGGTTCCGTTTTCCATGTTCGAGGCCGGAAACATTCCGGAAGGTGAAGGTATCCATGTGTATGATGAAAACGGCAAATGTTACATCGATGCCGCCGGCGGCTTGTGGAATGTAAGCTGCGGTCTCGGAAATAAAACAATAATTGATGCGATCGTCAATCAGTTGAATAAACTGGCTTACGCGCCCTTGTTTTGCGGCAAACATCCGCCGGCTGTGCGGCTGGCCGGCCGGCTCAATAAAATATTGCCTTCTCCTCTAAAAAAAATATTCTATACCTGTTCCGGTTCCGAGTCCATTGCCGTTGCCGTCAAAATTGTCCGGGGATATTTCAGTTTGAATTCCAACCGGAAAAAAAATATGATCGTCTGTCTGAAGAACTGTTATCATGGAATGTATTACTCCCGCAGTGGTACGGAAAGCGATATCGACGAGGGATTGCATCATTTTCAGCCTGATATACCAGGATTTATTCATATCAATCCGCCTTACTGCTACCGGTGCCCTTATGGAGAGAAACATCCTTCGTGCGGGCTGGTTTGTGCCGTGGAACTCGAACAGGTGCTTAAAAAAAATAAGGGAAGAATCGCCGCTTTTATGATGGAACCGATTATGGGATCGGCCGGTATTATCATCCCCCCGGCAGGCTATTTGAAACGCGTGAAACAAATATGCGGACAAAACGGAATTTTCATGATTTTCGATGAAGTCGCCACGGGCTTTGGCCGGACCGGAGAAATGTTCGCGGCTCAGCTCTTCAATATATCGCCGGATATCATGGCTTTATCCAAAGGCATGAACAGCGGCTATCTGCCTTTGGGCGCAACGGTATTTTCGGATGAAACAATTCTTCCCTACCTGGAACATAATATCGCTTTTCCCCTTGGTACGACCCAGGGTGGTAATCCGGTATGCTGTGCGTCCTGTCTGGCAACTATCGATTATATCGAAGAAAAAAACCTGCTTGAAAATTGCCGGATTATGGGGGAAATCCTGTTGCACGGGTGTCTTGAACTGCAAAATAAATGCCGCCATATCGGAGATGTTCGAGGACGAGGCCTGATGATCGGTATCGAACTGGTTCTCGATAAAAAAGACAAAATGCCCGTCGAGAATCGGCATATCCATGCAGTATGTTCGCTGCTGCGTGAAAATGGCTTGATCGTCTATCCCTCTCCTGTCGGATTCAGCATGTTCCCTGCTTTAACTATTACTGAAGTAGAAATCCGGCAGGTTCTCGAAAAGCTGGCATTGTTGGTTAATATTAAATTCTAG
- a CDS encoding ThiF family adenylyltransferase gives MTLPGTHKIRIKPYLMLTMENERIFIGASSRFRIVIEDPVQVQAFLHLYPFLKGEYCFREITSRVDEKYKEHAGVLVERLWADNLLEDTAKGDNQDFLPEELELYSRNLLFYDMLAYPGKSALDYQRRLKKSVVTLFGLHGVGAQILLMLNQSGVGTIIGVDTGKVDKFHLNSKILYQLRDIGKDKGEVLTNRLKELNPFNEFRYLDYEKLRNNSCGYDTLIRNSDCMVFCLELLAGAQEFIESVCIPFNIPHLIVGKYRQYGFVGPLFIPGQTACYVCRPELTQKIWEHGADNIGIIKKLQFLNKPIEFSPIDTLIGNYAVADLIRYCTKLEKPSLLNMQFFYDRNINMWSNKSVYRNEHCRHCRGERTDRPLVSINSHLAIHKEDILEIVHFDREKDNRQQPLRYKVKGEGHTYYLSLSEEQYRFLFLIKTGHTIEAAMNFLPQLNDSDAAGIITLLCCARYIKAVKGYEIQTIEIKDYFNIHLKPVRFTIEKEKEYYALQGEKGQILYLPEESKEALMLLEDNGLEKMKAHIIQKYKADNLDIFPLLEKLYRNGFVDHLILS, from the coding sequence ATGACATTGCCCGGGACGCACAAAATTCGAATCAAACCGTATCTCATGCTTACAATGGAGAATGAGCGGATATTTATCGGGGCTTCCAGCCGATTCAGAATCGTCATTGAAGATCCCGTTCAGGTTCAGGCTTTTCTACACCTTTATCCGTTTCTCAAGGGTGAATACTGCTTCCGTGAAATAACGAGCCGGGTGGATGAAAAGTATAAGGAGCATGCCGGGGTGCTTGTCGAACGTCTATGGGCCGATAATCTTTTGGAAGACACGGCAAAAGGGGACAATCAGGATTTTTTACCCGAAGAACTCGAGTTATATAGCCGCAATCTCCTCTTTTACGATATGCTGGCGTATCCGGGGAAATCGGCTTTGGATTATCAACGAAGACTCAAGAAATCGGTCGTTACGCTTTTCGGATTGCATGGCGTAGGAGCGCAAATTCTCCTGATGCTCAATCAATCGGGAGTCGGCACCATCATCGGTGTGGATACGGGGAAGGTCGATAAATTTCATCTCAACAGCAAAATACTTTATCAACTCAGGGACATTGGTAAAGACAAAGGAGAAGTCCTCACGAATCGCCTGAAGGAATTGAATCCATTCAACGAATTCAGATACCTGGATTACGAAAAATTACGCAACAATTCCTGCGGGTATGACACACTCATCCGAAATTCCGATTGTATGGTTTTCTGTCTGGAATTGTTGGCAGGCGCCCAGGAGTTCATTGAAAGCGTATGTATCCCATTTAATATACCCCATTTGATCGTCGGCAAGTACCGGCAGTACGGTTTTGTCGGTCCCCTGTTTATTCCCGGTCAGACGGCTTGTTATGTCTGCCGGCCGGAATTGACCCAAAAAATTTGGGAGCACGGTGCGGACAACATCGGCATCATAAAAAAGCTTCAATTCTTGAATAAACCTATCGAATTTTCACCCATCGATACATTGATCGGCAATTACGCAGTCGCCGACCTTATACGATATTGCACGAAATTGGAAAAACCCTCTTTGTTGAATATGCAATTTTTTTACGATAGAAACATCAACATGTGGTCGAACAAATCCGTTTATAGAAATGAGCATTGTCGTCATTGCCGGGGCGAACGGACGGATAGACCGCTTGTATCGATTAATTCACACCTGGCAATTCATAAGGAAGATATACTTGAAATCGTTCATTTCGATCGGGAAAAAGACAACCGGCAACAGCCTCTGCGTTATAAAGTGAAAGGCGAGGGCCACACCTATTATCTGTCGTTATCTGAAGAGCAATACCGCTTTTTATTTCTGATTAAAACCGGTCATACTATCGAAGCGGCTATGAATTTTCTTCCGCAGCTGAACGATTCGGATGCGGCCGGAATAATAACATTGTTATGTTGTGCACGATATATCAAAGCGGTAAAAGGTTATGAAATACAGACAATCGAAATAAAAGACTATTTTAATATTCATTTAAAACCGGTCCGGTTTACCATCGAAAAGGAAAAGGAGTATTACGCACTTCAGGGGGAAAAGGGACAAATACTTTATTTACCGGAGGAAAGCAAAGAAGCCTTGATGTTGCTGGAGGATAACGGCTTGGAGAAAATGAAGGCGCATATAATACAAAAATACAAAGCCGATAATCTTGATATTTTTCCGTTATTGGAAAAATTATACCGAAACGGTTTTGTCGACCATCTGATTCTATCATGA
- a CDS encoding YIP1 family protein yields the protein MTKVLFNLFFSPAKAFQKLKEKPLILFTYLFVVLVMIVYFTAFRQMVPYEKRIQAAIDLQTYKGMDIPDDIKEEMLNNKENIYIIIFSYISLPLLTFVIFFLIGLFIQFLSYFISGKSITIRESLCISFNGGFPPVVTFLVITTVMMIFSPDSIDPLRPDRTFQANLALFVDSSLNPLLANLAATVDLFLIWRTILILIGIRVMSGDVMKRKKNNIFLGAAIYFVFALIQFLSSLIVT from the coding sequence ATGACTAAAGTGTTATTTAATCTGTTTTTTTCTCCTGCAAAAGCTTTTCAGAAATTAAAGGAAAAACCGCTGATTTTATTTACTTATTTGTTTGTCGTTCTCGTGATGATCGTGTATTTTACCGCATTCCGTCAAATGGTGCCCTACGAAAAAAGAATCCAGGCGGCAATCGATTTACAGACTTATAAAGGTATGGATATCCCCGATGATATAAAGGAGGAAATGCTTAACAATAAAGAGAATATATATATAATTATTTTTTCGTATATATCATTACCCCTGCTTACCTTCGTTATTTTTTTTCTGATAGGACTTTTTATACAATTTCTCAGTTATTTTATCTCAGGAAAAAGTATTACCATTAGGGAATCACTCTGCATCAGCTTCAATGGCGGTTTTCCCCCTGTCGTGACCTTTCTTGTCATTACTACCGTAATGATGATTTTTTCACCGGATAGCATCGATCCATTAAGGCCGGACAGGACATTCCAGGCCAATTTGGCTTTGTTTGTGGATAGCAGCCTGAATCCGCTTCTTGCCAATCTGGCCGCAACTGTAGATCTTTTTCTGATTTGGAGAACCATTTTAATATTAATCGGCATACGTGTTATGAGTGGAGACGTCATGAAGCGCAAAAAGAATAATATTTTCCTGGGAGCTGCCATCTATTTCGTTTTTGCACTCATTCAATTTCTTTCTTCCTTGATCGTTACTTAA
- a CDS encoding B12-binding domain-containing radical SAM protein, translating into MKTAVDIIENEKPEIIFVFPRLNDAGNRIKAFTYSLGSGYIRAYLKQRQIASLQYINYSPGTVREVALDILSYGSNWVGFTCFDDTLYYCSILASELKKLLPEILIVFGGPSTTLADMLIMEHCHAVDVCSRRDGELTCYDLLQKYRSKENFRSIRGITFRAGREIVRNPDRVEEYCAKRENELDVLPSPYLTGMFPVEVGDGNVPFDTAVLTARGCTHKCTYCTNAAINMFKIRYHSIDRVIDEIGYLASNFAIKKPILFFDDAFTLNIVRAKKICRRIIEAGLDCIRFECITRIDKCDEELFHLMVQAGFQSVAFGLESASVKVLNLIKKVRNKRAVNNDYTPEKRFLDTMQKNIRYSLSFGLSAVVSIISGLPGETAGEMRTTLDFIKELNVPYYNHNYLNVIYGTELFRTCDDYGIQIIPSPFLLPFKIEFAYDVFSVPPLPNSIVHHTLREEDVRFNRHFISVFNTNNDLFTDESIVVIDSTKENDSALYSWLSVILHFNSSLFIVDEYWTYKAYTDRFELFSRFCVPAISYKMVKKSDNGRGFSNKSCTSYMVRSFLETILQTKHYTFQGEIPSEFTLQPYDEDVSVPANEGRTIILFFDSADQIEDYLTIKISDINEIVLDKNKIRAKNFLLLNKCRWTYNGKCGVYGLNKLIVRNGKIHPCYTDCPVGNVGDKPEAIKLKLETIRKETEKKRGCKDCALYEKCARCLFLPPFLTDEQYCRIMKQYRNDWAVWEIPGLIFEMIKSNILDSAMTERMTVTWLNLGFTSSEWRYKPDISFPDGLLQVSVDGKHYFYYTMKMQFMKLSDVMKRIWDEIHAGVYDWPAIYSHLAGCLSISETACKNAYQRMKEGIAVLHK; encoded by the coding sequence ATGAAAACGGCAGTAGATATAATAGAAAACGAAAAGCCTGAAATTATTTTTGTTTTTCCTCGGCTCAATGATGCGGGAAACCGAATCAAAGCGTTTACCTATTCTTTAGGTAGCGGTTATATTCGCGCTTATCTCAAACAGCGGCAAATCGCCAGCCTGCAATATATCAATTATTCTCCCGGTACCGTACGTGAAGTTGCCCTCGATATCCTTTCTTATGGTTCGAACTGGGTGGGTTTCACCTGTTTCGATGATACGCTTTACTATTGCAGTATCCTGGCAAGTGAGTTGAAAAAGCTTCTGCCGGAGATCCTCATCGTTTTCGGCGGTCCAAGCACGACACTGGCGGACATGCTTATCATGGAGCATTGTCATGCAGTCGATGTTTGCAGCAGGCGCGACGGAGAGCTGACATGTTACGATTTGCTCCAAAAATATCGCAGCAAGGAAAATTTCCGTTCGATTCGCGGTATTACATTTCGGGCAGGAAGGGAAATTGTCAGGAATCCCGACAGGGTTGAGGAATATTGTGCAAAAAGAGAAAATGAACTCGATGTTCTCCCATCACCGTATCTTACCGGGATGTTTCCCGTTGAGGTAGGCGATGGTAATGTGCCTTTCGATACCGCCGTCCTGACCGCAAGAGGCTGCACTCACAAGTGCACTTACTGTACCAACGCCGCAATAAATATGTTTAAAATCCGATATCACTCCATCGATCGGGTAATAGACGAAATCGGATATCTGGCCAGTAACTTCGCGATAAAAAAGCCGATCCTTTTTTTTGATGATGCATTTACACTGAATATAGTGCGGGCCAAAAAAATATGCCGCCGTATTATCGAGGCCGGGCTCGATTGTATCCGGTTTGAATGCATTACACGCATCGATAAATGTGATGAAGAATTGTTTCACCTAATGGTTCAGGCCGGTTTCCAGAGTGTCGCTTTTGGATTGGAAAGCGCATCGGTTAAAGTATTGAACCTTATTAAAAAGGTGAGAAACAAACGGGCGGTCAATAATGATTATACTCCCGAAAAACGGTTCCTCGATACGATGCAAAAAAATATAAGATATTCGCTTTCATTTGGATTGAGTGCCGTGGTGAGTATCATCTCCGGTCTCCCCGGTGAGACGGCCGGTGAAATGAGAACGACATTGGATTTCATTAAAGAGCTTAATGTCCCTTATTATAATCACAATTATCTGAATGTAATTTATGGGACTGAGTTGTTCCGTACATGTGACGACTATGGAATACAAATAATTCCGTCCCCTTTTCTGCTGCCTTTTAAAATCGAGTTTGCTTATGATGTTTTTAGCGTTCCGCCCCTGCCGAATTCAATCGTCCACCATACATTAAGGGAAGAAGACGTCCGATTCAACAGGCATTTTATATCCGTCTTCAATACAAATAACGATCTGTTTACGGACGAGTCGATTGTTGTTATTGATTCCACCAAAGAAAACGATTCGGCTCTCTATAGCTGGCTTTCAGTCATTTTACATTTCAACAGCAGTCTTTTTATCGTGGATGAATACTGGACGTATAAAGCATATACGGATCGATTTGAATTATTTTCACGTTTCTGTGTTCCGGCCATAAGCTATAAAATGGTAAAAAAGAGTGATAACGGGCGTGGATTTTCCAATAAATCATGTACGAGTTATATGGTCAGGAGTTTTCTTGAAACCATTTTACAGACAAAGCATTATACTTTTCAAGGGGAGATCCCGTCCGAATTCACGCTTCAGCCTTATGATGAAGACGTTTCTGTTCCGGCAAATGAAGGGCGGACGATCATCCTTTTTTTCGATTCAGCCGATCAGATTGAGGATTATTTGACGATCAAAATCTCAGACATTAATGAAATTGTCCTTGATAAAAACAAAATTCGAGCCAAAAATTTCCTGCTTTTGAATAAATGCCGCTGGACGTACAATGGTAAGTGCGGTGTTTACGGACTGAATAAGTTGATCGTCCGTAACGGAAAAATCCATCCTTGTTATACGGACTGTCCTGTTGGAAATGTCGGAGATAAACCTGAAGCGATCAAGCTGAAACTCGAAACCATTCGAAAAGAAACGGAAAAAAAGCGGGGCTGTAAAGACTGTGCATTATACGAAAAGTGCGCTCGATGCCTGTTTTTACCGCCGTTTTTAACTGATGAGCAATATTGCCGGATAATGAAACAGTATCGAAATGATTGGGCGGTCTGGGAAATACCGGGTCTCATCTTCGAGATGATTAAAAGCAATATCCTGGATTCAGCAATGACGGAAAGAATGACAGTAACATGGCTGAATCTCGGATTCACGTCATCCGAATGGCGGTATAAGCCGGATATTTCCTTTCCGGATGGTCTGCTTCAGGTTTCAGTCGACGGGAAACATTATTTTTATTATACCATGAAAATGCAATTCATGAAATTATCGGATGTCATGAAAAGAATATGGGACGAAATTCACGCCGGAGTGTATGATTGGCCCGCCATTTATTCTCATTTGGCCGGATGTTTATCGATCTCCGAAACCGCTTGTAAAAATGCATATCAGAGAATGAAAGAGGGAATAGCGGTTTTACATAAATAA